A genome region from Carya illinoinensis cultivar Pawnee chromosome 2, C.illinoinensisPawnee_v1, whole genome shotgun sequence includes the following:
- the LOC122301232 gene encoding LOB domain-containing protein 31-like, protein MSASNGSGPCGACKFLRRKCVSGCVFAPYFDSDQGTAHFAAVHKVFGASNASKLLLRIPAHKRLDAVVTLCYEALSRVRDPVYGCAGHIFTLQQQVVNLQAELAFVQARLATLHRLPPPHSQSPSPTNHHSSSDLGSTSDLQSNSNSAMHFDPLQPHPIPAELTSFLYSLDGDLEAGNVQVLAREIISRYLPGVRFRPSSPN, encoded by the exons ATGAGTGCAAGCAACGGAAGTGGGCCTTGTGGCGCCTGCAAGTTCCTTAGGCGCAAGTGCGTAAGCGGATGCGTGTTTGCGCCCTATTTTGACTCGGACCAAGGCACAGCTCACTTCGCTGCAGTGCACAAGGTGTTTGGTGCTAGCAATGCTTCCAAGCTGCTCTTGCGCATTCCGGCACATAAGCGGCTCGATGCCGTCGTTACGCTTTGCTATGAGGCTCTGTCTAGGGTTAGAGACCCCGTGTACGGCTGCGCTGGTCACATCTTTACTCTCCAACAGCAG GTAGTGAATTTGCAGGCGGAGTTGGCGTTCGTTCAAGCCCGCCTTGCCACATTGCATCGCCTTCCTCCTCCGCACTCTCAGAGCCCATCACCTACAAATCACCATTCCTCCTCAGATTTGGGTTCAACTTCAGACCTGCAATCTAACTCTAACTCAGCCATGCATTTTGATCCTCTACAACCACAtccaattcctgcagaattaaCAAGTTTTCTCTATTCGTTGGATGGAGATCTCGAGGCTGGGAATGTCCAAGTATTGGCTCGGGAAATCATCTCTAGGTACTTGCCCGGAGTAAGATTCCGGCcttcaagtcctaattaa